CTAAATATTTCCTTGATAAATGCGGTAGCTGTACTAGTAATCTCCTGTCCATGTGCTCTGGGGCTTGCAACACCAACTTCAATAATGGTGGCAAGTGGAATAAGCGCAAAAAAAGGTATTCTTTTTAAAGATGTAGCTTCCATAGAGAATCTAAATAAAATAAAAGCAATTATCTTCGATAAAACCGGAACGATAACTACCGGCAGTATTTCAGTTAAAAAATTTGTTAAGTTGGAAGATGTTGACTTAAATGAAGTATTTCCATTAGTCTTGACAATAGAATCCCAATCATCCCATCCCCTTGCCATTGCAATAAAAGATTACCTACTCTCCCAACACCATCAGCTTGTTCCATCTGTAAAAGATATTCACGAGATCCCAGGCAAAGGTATGGTAGGCTTTTATGATAAAAAAGAGATAATGATAGGTAAACCCTTCAAACATATAGATGAAGAGCCGGGTAGCATAGTATCTATCTACATCGATAATCTTCATATCGGGTATTTTCTACTGCAAGACGAAATAAAAGCAGATGCAAAAGAGGTTATTGAAAAATTTTCTAAAAAGGGGATAAAGATATACCTACTAACAGGTGATAACACAAAAACAGCCCATTATGTAGCAAGTCAGGTTGGCATTAAGGATGAAAACGTCATAAGTGGGGTACTTCCCCATGAAAAAGCCCATTGGGTAGAAAAGATAAAAAGCAAAGAAAGATTAGTAGCTATGGTAGGCGATGGAATAAATGACTCCCCTGCCCTTGCTGTAGCCGACATCGCCATTGCAATGGGCAACGGAACTGATATCGCCATTGAGACAGCATCCGTAATAATTATTAAAGGGGATTTAAAATCTGTTTATAATGCCTTTAAAATAGGTGAATACACCATCAAAAATATCAAACAAAACCTCTTTTGGGCTTTTATTTACAACACTGTTGGTATACCTTTAGCAGCTTTTGGCTACCTCAACCCCATTATTGCAGGTACTGCAATGGCATTTAGCTCTGTCTCTGTAGTATCAAACGCATTAAGACTAAAAAAAATGAGATTAGAATATTAAAAGTGGAGGTTTTTATGAAAGTAACATTGAATGTATCAGGGATGTCATGTCATCATTGCAAAATGGCTGTAGAAAAGGAAGTTGGCAAGTTAGTTGGTGTAAGTTCTGTTACCGCTTTTCCTAAGGAAAATAGGGTTGAAGTAGAGTTTGATGACTCTAAGGTTAGCCTTGATATGATAAAAGATTCCATAGAGGAAGCCGGTTACGAAGTAACTGATTAATAACTTTCTTGTATAAAAAAAGCAATCCAATGTAGAGCTTTAAAGGGTTAATGCTATCTTAGATAATAGAGTTTTACAATTCATTTAAGGGATAAGGCATTAAACCCTTTTTAAACTCAATTATTTTTGTACTTTCTGGTATAATCTATTTAGAGGTATTAGCAAAAATTAACCGATTTTTGTAAAGCAATTGCTTTGTTATTTTTAAGTGTAAACCATGAAATCTGTATTACTTTATGCAAGTAGATGGTCCTTTAGAACAGGGAAATTGGAGAGCTAAAACAGAGAAAGGCTATTCTTAGCGAAACTAAAAAACTTATATAAGGGGATCATATATGAATAAAATAGGTAAAATGGTAATAATAGTCTCAATCCTCTTGTTGACCTCCATCAATATGTTATGGGCAGAAATAAGCAACGTCGTGGAGGCAAACAATAGGTTTAGCTTTGATATTTATTCATTATTAAGCAAAGAAAAAAGTACTGAAAATATCTTCCTGTCACCATTAAGCATCTCAACAGCAATAGCGATGACCTACGAGGGAGCAAGAGGAGGCACAGCCAAAGAGATACAAAAAGTCTT
The Calditerrivibrio sp. DNA segment above includes these coding regions:
- a CDS encoding copper ion binding protein, which codes for MKVTLNVSGMSCHHCKMAVEKEVGKLVGVSSVTAFPKENRVEVEFDDSKVSLDMIKDSIEEAGYEVTD
- a CDS encoding heavy metal translocating P-type ATPase, which codes for MKKLRVAINGMTCAACSSRIEKKLRKTDGIIDVAINLPLNAGEVTYNDELISEEVIIKTINNLGYQAEKQKDTKNKDTSRLDIIKLIVGFSLSLPLFIGMIAHILHIKSMEFLMNPYLQLLLATPVQFFCGYQFYKGAFYNLKTGTSNMDLLVALGTSTAYFYSVYNTFSAGNLYFETSSILITLVLFGKYLEKRATGKASDAIKKLLEYAPKKAKLLKDDRIVEVDISEIKSEDILLVSTGDKVPVDGEIIDGKGLIDESMMTGEPIPVEKNVGESVIGGTINTHYIFKMKATSTAENTVLSQIIKLIENAQTTKAPIQRFADLVSGYFVPSVVLIAIVTFAGWYIITKDLNISLINAVAVLVISCPCALGLATPTSIMVASGISAKKGILFKDVASIENLNKIKAIIFDKTGTITTGSISVKKFVKLEDVDLNEVFPLVLTIESQSSHPLAIAIKDYLLSQHHQLVPSVKDIHEIPGKGMVGFYDKKEIMIGKPFKHIDEEPGSIVSIYIDNLHIGYFLLQDEIKADAKEVIEKFSKKGIKIYLLTGDNTKTAHYVASQVGIKDENVISGVLPHEKAHWVEKIKSKERLVAMVGDGINDSPALAVADIAIAMGNGTDIAIETASVIIIKGDLKSVYNAFKIGEYTIKNIKQNLFWAFIYNTVGIPLAAFGYLNPIIAGTAMAFSSVSVVSNALRLKKMRLEY